The proteins below are encoded in one region of Pseudomonas putida S13.1.2:
- the crp gene encoding cAMP-activated global transcriptional regulator CRP, producing the protein MVASALPAKIKNIDKLLVHCQRRRYTAKSNIICAGDRAETLSFIIKGSVTILIEDDDGREMIIAYLNNGDFFGELGLFEPVDGQQQRSAWVRAKTECEVAEISYEKFRELARQDPEILYALGSQMAQRLRNTTRKVGDLAFFDVTGRVARCLLELCKQPDAMTHPDGMQIKITRQEIGRIVGCSREMVGRVLKDLEERSLVQVKGKTMVVYGTR; encoded by the coding sequence ATGGTTGCCTCCGCCCTACCCGCCAAGATCAAGAACATCGACAAACTGTTGGTACACTGCCAGCGCCGCCGCTATACCGCCAAAAGCAACATCATCTGCGCCGGCGACCGGGCCGAGACACTGTCGTTCATCATCAAGGGTTCGGTGACCATCCTCATCGAAGACGACGACGGCCGTGAAATGATCATTGCCTATCTCAACAATGGCGATTTCTTTGGCGAGCTGGGGCTGTTCGAGCCGGTTGACGGCCAGCAGCAGCGCAGTGCCTGGGTGCGAGCCAAGACCGAGTGCGAAGTGGCGGAAATCAGCTACGAGAAGTTTCGCGAACTGGCGCGCCAGGACCCGGAAATCCTCTATGCCCTGGGCAGCCAGATGGCCCAGCGCCTGCGTAACACCACACGCAAGGTCGGTGACCTGGCATTTTTCGACGTCACTGGGCGGGTTGCCCGTTGCCTGCTGGAATTGTGCAAGCAACCCGATGCCATGACCCACCCCGACGGCATGCAGATCAAGATCACCCGCCAGGAAATCGGGCGAATCGTCGGTTGCTCCCGAGAAATGGTCGGCCGCGTCCTCAAGGACCTTGAAGAGCGCAGCCTGGTGCAGGTCAAAGGTAAGACCATGGTGGTCTACGGCACCCGCTAG
- the trpD gene encoding anthranilate phosphoribosyltransferase, whose protein sequence is MDIKSALSRIVGQLDLSTEEMRDVMRQIMTGQCSEAQIGAFLMGMRMKSESIDEIVGAVSVMRELADKVELNSLDGVVDIVGTGGDGANIFNVSTASSFVLAAAGCTVAKHGNRAVSGKSGSADLLEAAGIYLNLTPVQVARCIDSLGIGFMFAQSHHSAMKYAAGPRRDLGLRTLFNMLGPLTNPAGVKHQVVGVFAQALCRPLAEVLQRLGSKHVLVVHSKDGLDEFSLAAPTFVAELKNDAITEYWVEPEDLGMKSQSLHGLAVENPQASLELIRDALGRRKTENGQKAAEMIVLNAGAALYAADHAMTLAQGVELAHDVLHTGLAWEKLQELGAFTAVFKVENEA, encoded by the coding sequence ATGGATATCAAGAGCGCGTTGAGCCGTATCGTCGGCCAGCTAGACCTTTCCACTGAAGAAATGCGCGACGTCATGCGCCAGATAATGACCGGCCAGTGCAGCGAGGCGCAGATCGGCGCCTTCCTGATGGGCATGCGCATGAAGAGTGAAAGCATCGACGAAATCGTCGGTGCGGTGTCGGTGATGCGTGAGCTGGCCGACAAGGTTGAACTGAACAGCCTGGATGGCGTGGTCGATATCGTCGGCACCGGCGGTGATGGGGCCAATATTTTCAACGTGTCCACCGCGTCTTCGTTCGTCCTGGCGGCGGCGGGCTGCACCGTGGCCAAGCACGGCAACCGCGCAGTGTCGGGCAAGAGCGGCAGTGCCGACCTGTTGGAAGCTGCCGGCATCTATCTGAACCTGACGCCAGTTCAGGTGGCCCGCTGCATTGACAGCCTGGGCATCGGCTTCATGTTCGCGCAAAGCCATCACTCGGCCATGAAATATGCTGCCGGCCCGCGCCGCGATCTGGGGTTGCGTACCCTGTTCAACATGCTCGGCCCGCTTACGAATCCGGCCGGAGTGAAGCATCAGGTGGTCGGCGTGTTCGCCCAGGCCCTGTGCCGCCCGTTGGCTGAGGTACTGCAACGCCTGGGTAGCAAGCATGTGCTGGTGGTGCACTCGAAGGATGGCCTGGATGAGTTCAGCCTGGCCGCCCCCACCTTCGTTGCCGAACTGAAGAACGACGCAATTACCGAATACTGGGTCGAACCGGAAGACCTCGGCATGAAGAGCCAGAGCTTGCATGGCCTTGCCGTCGAGAACCCGCAGGCGTCGCTGGAGTTGATCCGCGATGCGCTGGGCCGCCGCAAGACCGAAAACGGCCAGAAGGCCGCGGAAATGATCGTGCTCAACGCAGGCGCGGCACTCTATGCCGCCGATCATGCAATGACCCTGGCTCAAGGTGTGGAACTGGCCCACGATGTACTGCACACCGGCCTGGCCTGGGAGAAGCTGCAGGAACTGGGCGCCTTTACTGCAGTATTCAAGGTGGAGAACGAAGCATGA
- a CDS encoding OsmC family protein: protein MKARIQWAGEAMFLGESGSGHVVVMDGPPEAGGRNLGVRPMEMLLLGLGGCSSFDVVSILKKSRQAVESCEAFLEAERASEDPKVFTKIHMNFVVKGRGLKEAQVKRAVELSAEKYCSASIMLERAGVEITHGYEIVELG, encoded by the coding sequence ATGAAGGCACGTATCCAGTGGGCCGGTGAGGCCATGTTCCTCGGCGAATCGGGGAGTGGCCATGTCGTCGTGATGGACGGCCCGCCCGAGGCCGGCGGCCGCAACCTGGGTGTGCGCCCTATGGAAATGTTGCTGTTGGGCCTGGGTGGCTGCAGCAGCTTTGATGTGGTGAGCATTCTGAAGAAATCGCGCCAGGCGGTGGAAAGCTGCGAGGCGTTTCTGGAAGCCGAGCGCGCCAGCGAAGACCCGAAGGTGTTCACCAAGATCCACATGAACTTCGTGGTGAAAGGGCGTGGGCTGAAAGAAGCGCAGGTAAAGCGGGCGGTGGAGCTGTCGGCAGAGAAGTACTGCTCGGCTTCGATCATGCTCGAGCGTGCCGGGGTGGAGATTACCCATGGGTACGAGATTGTAGAGCTGGGTTAA
- the erpA gene encoding iron-sulfur cluster insertion protein ErpA: protein MSVETFTPTGLEFTHGAAQKVKNLVNEEGNERLKLRVFVTGGGCSGFQYGFTFDEDVAEDDTIVEREGVSLVVDPMSFQYLAGAEVDYQEGLEGSRFVIKNPNAATTCGCGSSFSI, encoded by the coding sequence ATGAGCGTCGAAACCTTCACCCCTACCGGTCTGGAATTCACCCATGGGGCAGCCCAGAAAGTGAAGAACCTGGTCAATGAGGAAGGCAATGAACGTCTGAAACTGCGGGTGTTCGTGACCGGTGGTGGCTGCTCGGGCTTCCAGTACGGCTTCACTTTCGATGAGGATGTGGCCGAAGACGACACCATCGTCGAGCGCGAAGGCGTGTCGCTGGTGGTCGACCCGATGAGCTTCCAGTATCTGGCTGGCGCTGAGGTGGACTATCAGGAAGGCCTGGAGGGATCGCGCTTTGTGATCAAGAACCCGAACGCTGCCACTACGTGCGGTTGCGGGTCCTCGTTCTCGATCTGA
- the trpC gene encoding indole-3-glycerol phosphate synthase TrpC yields MSVPTVLERIIARKFQEVAERSARVSLAELEGLAKVADAPRGFANALIEQAKRKQPAVIAEIKKASPSKGVIREHFVPAEIAVSYEKGGATCLSVLTDVDYFQGADEYLQQARAAVSLPVIRKDFMVDPYQIVEARALGADCVLLIVSALDDVKMAELAATAKDVGLDVLVEVHDGDELERALKTLDTPLVGVNNRNLHTFEVSLETTLDLLPRIPRDRLAITESGILNRADVELMAINEVYSFLVGEAFMRAEQPGLELQRLFFPEQVKKTVQHLD; encoded by the coding sequence ATGAGTGTGCCGACGGTGCTGGAAAGGATCATTGCCCGCAAGTTCCAGGAAGTGGCCGAGCGCAGCGCGCGCGTCAGCCTCGCCGAGCTGGAAGGCCTGGCCAAGGTTGCCGATGCCCCGCGTGGCTTCGCCAACGCGCTGATCGAGCAGGCCAAGCGCAAGCAGCCAGCGGTGATCGCCGAGATCAAGAAGGCTTCGCCGAGCAAGGGCGTGATCCGCGAGCACTTCGTGCCGGCGGAAATCGCTGTCAGCTACGAGAAGGGCGGCGCTACCTGCCTCTCGGTGCTGACCGATGTCGATTACTTCCAGGGTGCCGATGAGTACCTGCAGCAGGCACGCGCAGCAGTTTCGCTGCCGGTGATCCGCAAAGACTTCATGGTCGACCCTTACCAGATCGTCGAAGCCCGGGCCTTGGGCGCGGACTGCGTGCTGCTGATCGTCTCGGCGCTGGATGACGTGAAGATGGCCGAACTGGCCGCGACCGCAAAAGACGTCGGCCTCGACGTGCTGGTGGAAGTGCACGATGGCGATGAGCTGGAGCGCGCGTTGAAAACCCTGGATACGCCGCTGGTGGGGGTGAACAACCGCAACCTGCACACCTTCGAGGTCAGCCTGGAAACCACCCTTGACCTGCTGCCGCGCATTCCGCGTGATCGCCTGGCGATTACCGAGAGCGGTATTCTCAACCGGGCCGATGTCGAGCTGATGGCAATCAACGAGGTCTACTCGTTCCTGGTGGGCGAGGCGTTCATGCGCGCTGAGCAGCCTGGGCTGGAGTTGCAGCGGTTATTCTTCCCGGAACAGGTGAAGAAGACTGTTCAGCATCTCGACTGA
- a CDS encoding anhydro-N-acetylmuramic acid kinase, whose protein sequence is MALYLGVMSGTSLDGLDIALIEQGEQLELLATHYLPMPGDLRQDLLALCSSGPDEIARAALAENRWASLAAEGIRELLARQGLQADAIRAIGSHGQTIRHEPARGFTVQIGNPALLAELTGISVVADFRRRDVAAGGQGAPLVPAFHETLFGHLGQRLAILNVGGFSNLSLIEQDKPVHGFDCGPGNVLLDAWIERKRGQAYDADGAWAASGVVQAGLLSALLADPFFAGSGPKSTGREVFNLPWLDGHLAGLPAYRDEDVQATLLELTARSIIDSLSTAQQGTEALLVCGGGARNGALMARLGQLLPKARVASTGAHGVDPDWVEAMAFAWLAHCCLEGISANRPSVTAAKGLRVLGAIYPA, encoded by the coding sequence ATGGCGCTCTACCTGGGGGTGATGTCCGGCACCAGCCTCGATGGCCTGGACATTGCCTTGATCGAACAAGGCGAGCAGCTTGAACTGCTCGCCACCCATTACCTGCCCATGCCCGGCGATCTGCGTCAGGACCTGCTTGCACTGTGCAGTAGCGGCCCTGACGAGATCGCGCGCGCGGCGCTGGCAGAAAACCGCTGGGCCAGCCTGGCAGCCGAAGGTATCCGTGAACTGCTGGCCCGTCAGGGGCTGCAGGCCGATGCCATCCGCGCCATCGGCAGCCACGGCCAGACCATCCGCCACGAACCCGCACGCGGTTTTACCGTGCAGATCGGCAACCCGGCGCTGCTCGCCGAGCTTACCGGCATCAGCGTGGTTGCCGACTTCCGCCGCCGCGATGTGGCTGCCGGAGGCCAAGGTGCACCGCTGGTACCGGCCTTTCACGAAACCCTGTTCGGTCACCTGGGCCAGCGCCTGGCAATCCTGAATGTGGGCGGCTTCAGCAACCTCAGCCTGATCGAGCAGGACAAACCGGTCCACGGCTTCGACTGCGGCCCGGGTAATGTGCTGCTGGATGCCTGGATAGAGCGCAAGCGCGGCCAGGCCTACGATGCAGATGGTGCCTGGGCGGCCTCGGGCGTGGTGCAGGCGGGCTTGCTCAGTGCATTGCTGGCCGACCCGTTCTTTGCTGGCAGCGGCCCGAAGAGTACCGGCCGCGAGGTGTTCAACTTGCCTTGGCTGGATGGCCACCTGGCGGGCCTGCCCGCTTACCGGGACGAGGACGTACAGGCGACATTGCTGGAGCTTACCGCGCGCAGCATCATCGATTCGCTGAGCACTGCCCAGCAGGGCACCGAAGCGTTGCTGGTGTGCGGCGGTGGCGCACGTAATGGCGCCCTCATGGCCCGCCTCGGCCAACTGCTGCCCAAGGCACGTGTCGCCAGTACCGGCGCCCATGGCGTAGACCCTGACTGGGTCGAGGCCATGGCCTTTGCCTGGCTGGCTCATTGCTGCCTCGAAGGCATCAGCGCCAACCGCCCAAGCGTGACGGCGGCCAAGGGCCTGCGGGTGCTGGGCGCAATCTACCCGGCATAA
- the hemJ gene encoding protoporphyrinogen oxidase HemJ gives MLYLWIKALHIVSVVCWFAGLFYLPRLFVYHAQSEDSVSQERFVTMERKLYRGIMNPAMIATYVFGAWMLYLTPGWLSQGWLHAKLTLVILLTGYHHMCGAQRKRFAGGNNTRSHVYYRWFNEVPVLFLLGIVILVVVKPF, from the coding sequence ATGCTTTACCTATGGATCAAAGCGCTGCATATCGTCAGCGTGGTCTGCTGGTTCGCCGGCCTGTTCTACCTGCCCCGGCTGTTCGTCTACCACGCCCAGAGCGAGGACAGCGTCAGCCAGGAACGCTTCGTGACCATGGAACGCAAGCTGTACCGCGGCATCATGAACCCGGCGATGATCGCCACCTACGTGTTCGGCGCGTGGATGCTCTACCTAACCCCCGGCTGGCTCAGCCAGGGCTGGCTGCATGCCAAGCTGACCCTGGTCATCCTGCTGACCGGCTACCATCACATGTGCGGTGCCCAGCGCAAACGCTTCGCCGGCGGCAACAACACCCGCAGCCACGTCTACTATCGGTGGTTCAACGAAGTGCCCGTGCTGTTCCTGCTGGGCATCGTCATTCTGGTGGTGGTCAAACCGTTCTGA
- a CDS encoding SDR family NAD(P)-dependent oxidoreductase has product MTRYAMITGASSGLGLALAEALARRGRNLILVARQRETLEPVAIELTQRFGVEVLFRACDLSQPLRLSGFVLELEEGERRIDLLVNCAGLRTYGPFLAHEWADEQDLLEVNVLALSRLCHAIGNLMAVQGGGQILNVAGLAGVAPGPWMAAYAASKAYVLSFSQALREELKRAGIKVSVLCPGPVRSPRRRIAGLDGKPRCLSPEEVALYTVRALDKNRALIVPGRRNRWLAFAPRLLPRWLVCKLAGAIHRRYCPAGME; this is encoded by the coding sequence ATGACCCGTTACGCCATGATCACTGGTGCTTCCAGCGGCCTGGGCCTGGCCCTGGCGGAAGCGCTGGCACGGCGCGGGCGCAACCTGATCCTGGTGGCACGTCAGCGGGAAACGCTGGAACCCGTGGCCATCGAGCTGACCCAGCGCTTTGGTGTCGAGGTGCTGTTCCGCGCCTGCGACCTCAGCCAGCCGCTGCGCCTGTCTGGCTTCGTACTCGAACTGGAAGAAGGCGAACGGCGTATCGACCTGCTGGTCAACTGTGCCGGCTTGCGCACCTACGGGCCGTTCCTGGCCCATGAGTGGGCCGACGAACAGGACCTGCTGGAGGTCAACGTTCTGGCCCTGAGCCGCCTGTGCCACGCCATCGGCAACCTGATGGCCGTGCAGGGTGGCGGGCAAATCCTCAACGTCGCTGGCCTGGCCGGGGTGGCACCCGGCCCGTGGATGGCGGCCTATGCCGCCAGCAAGGCGTACGTGCTGAGCTTTTCCCAGGCACTGCGCGAAGAGCTCAAGCGTGCCGGCATCAAGGTCTCGGTGCTGTGCCCGGGCCCAGTACGCTCCCCGCGCCGGCGCATTGCGGGGCTCGATGGCAAACCCCGCTGCCTCAGCCCCGAGGAAGTAGCGCTATACACCGTGCGTGCGCTGGACAAGAACCGCGCACTGATCGTGCCCGGCCGGCGCAACCGCTGGCTGGCGTTTGCCCCGCGCCTGCTGCCGCGCTGGCTGGTGTGCAAACTGGCCGGGGCCATTCACCGCCGCTATTGCCCGGCCGGTATGGAATAG
- a CDS encoding aminodeoxychorismate/anthranilate synthase component II — MLLMIDNYDSFTYNVVQYLGELGAEVKVIRNDEMTIAQIEALNPERIVVSPGPCTPSEAGVSIEAILHFAGKLPILGVCLGHQSIGQAFGGDVVRARQVMHGKTSPVHHRDLGVFAGLNNPLTVTRYHSLVVKRDTLPDCLEVTAWTAHADGSVDEIMGLRHKTLNIEGVQFHPESILTEQGHELFANFLKQTGGRR; from the coding sequence ATGTTACTGATGATCGACAATTACGACTCATTCACTTACAACGTCGTTCAGTACCTTGGCGAGCTGGGTGCCGAGGTCAAGGTCATTCGCAACGACGAAATGACCATCGCCCAGATAGAAGCCCTCAACCCCGAGCGCATCGTCGTATCCCCAGGCCCGTGCACGCCCAGCGAAGCGGGTGTGTCCATCGAGGCCATCCTGCATTTTGCCGGCAAGTTGCCGATCCTGGGCGTGTGCCTGGGGCACCAGTCTATCGGCCAGGCCTTTGGCGGTGACGTGGTGCGTGCCCGCCAGGTGATGCACGGCAAGACCAGCCCGGTACACCACCGTGACCTGGGCGTGTTCGCCGGCCTCAACAACCCGCTGACCGTGACCCGCTACCATTCGCTGGTGGTCAAGCGCGACACCTTGCCCGATTGCCTGGAAGTCACTGCCTGGACCGCTCATGCAGACGGTTCGGTCGACGAAATCATGGGCCTGCGCCACAAAACGCTGAATATCGAAGGGGTGCAGTTCCACCCCGAGTCGATCCTGACCGAGCAGGGCCACGAGCTGTTCGCCAACTTCCTCAAGCAGACCGGCGGCCGCCGCTAA
- the coq7 gene encoding 2-polyprenyl-3-methyl-6-methoxy-1,4-benzoquinone monooxygenase produces the protein MATERHYSPLDRLLLQADTAMRTLLPFSGQPARPSPAIVQPDVDLDEQQARHIAGLMRINHTGEVCAQALYQGQALTAKLPEVRKAMEHAAEEEVDHLAWCEQRIRQLNSHPSVLNPLFYGMSFGIGALAGLVSDKVSLGFVAATEHQVCKHLDEHLEQIPHEDEKSRAILEQMRVDEEQHAESALEAGGYRFPAPVRFGMSLLAKVMTKSTYRI, from the coding sequence ATGGCTACCGAACGTCACTACTCGCCGCTCGACCGCTTGTTGCTGCAGGCCGATACCGCCATGCGCACCTTGCTGCCCTTCAGCGGCCAACCCGCCCGCCCATCGCCGGCCATCGTCCAGCCGGACGTCGACCTGGACGAGCAGCAGGCCCGCCACATCGCCGGGCTTATGCGTATCAACCACACCGGTGAAGTGTGTGCCCAGGCGCTGTACCAGGGCCAGGCACTGACCGCCAAGCTGCCCGAAGTACGCAAGGCCATGGAGCATGCCGCCGAGGAAGAAGTGGACCACCTGGCCTGGTGCGAACAGCGCATTCGCCAGCTGAACAGCCACCCAAGCGTACTCAACCCCCTGTTCTACGGCATGTCGTTCGGCATTGGCGCACTCGCCGGGCTGGTCAGCGACAAGGTCAGCCTGGGCTTCGTCGCCGCCACCGAGCACCAGGTGTGCAAGCACCTCGACGAGCATCTCGAGCAGATTCCGCACGAAGATGAAAAGTCCCGGGCCATTCTCGAGCAGATGCGCGTCGACGAAGAGCAGCACGCCGAGTCCGCCCTGGAAGCCGGTGGTTATCGCTTCCCGGCCCCCGTCCGCTTTGGCATGAGCTTGCTGGCCAAGGTCATGACCAAGAGCACCTACCGCATCTGA
- a CDS encoding lipoate--protein ligase family protein, with translation MTDQPLALTVEQGLHAEQDLLAAVCRGERESGVLFWRPTDHALVMPRRMSRLDNFEAACAELAIAGWPVLLRETGGEPVPQSHSTVNVALVYVAPRSEGDHGRIESAYERLCLPLCDVLREWGGVASVGEIDGAFCDGRYNVNLNGRKLVGTAQRWRQGLGGKRPVVLVHGALLLDNERESMVAAVNRFNECCELEQRCRADAHIALHEVAPAAPWFERLSQAYAKVLADLPRD, from the coding sequence ATGACCGATCAACCCCTGGCCCTGACTGTCGAGCAAGGCCTGCACGCCGAACAGGACCTGCTGGCCGCGGTGTGCCGCGGCGAACGCGAAAGTGGCGTGCTGTTCTGGCGCCCTACTGACCATGCCCTGGTCATGCCCCGGCGCATGAGCCGCCTGGACAACTTCGAAGCCGCCTGCGCGGAGCTGGCGATTGCCGGCTGGCCGGTGCTGCTGCGCGAGACTGGCGGTGAGCCGGTGCCCCAGTCCCATTCCACCGTCAACGTCGCACTGGTCTACGTTGCCCCGCGCAGCGAAGGCGATCACGGCCGTATCGAAAGCGCCTACGAGCGCCTGTGCCTGCCGCTGTGCGATGTACTGCGCGAGTGGGGTGGCGTGGCGTCGGTGGGTGAAATCGACGGGGCGTTCTGCGATGGCCGCTACAACGTCAACCTCAATGGCCGCAAGCTGGTAGGTACCGCCCAGCGCTGGCGTCAGGGCCTGGGTGGCAAGCGCCCGGTGGTGCTGGTGCACGGTGCGTTGCTGCTGGACAACGAGCGTGAGTCGATGGTGGCGGCGGTCAACCGGTTCAACGAGTGCTGCGAGCTGGAGCAGCGCTGCCGCGCCGATGCACATATCGCCTTGCATGAAGTGGCGCCTGCGGCACCCTGGTTCGAGCGCTTGTCGCAGGCCTATGCCAAGGTGCTTGCAGACCTGCCCAGGGACTAG
- a CDS encoding histidine triad nucleotide-binding protein yields the protein MDDLFLKIINREIPADIIYEDDQILAFKDIAPAAPVHFLVIPKKHIRTLNDLTEEDKALAGHILFTAQRLAVEQGCEEGFRVVMNCNPKGGQTVYHIHMHVLGQRQMNWPPG from the coding sequence GTGGACGATCTATTCCTCAAAATCATCAACCGGGAAATCCCGGCGGATATCATCTACGAAGACGACCAGATCCTGGCCTTCAAGGACATTGCACCCGCGGCACCGGTACATTTTCTGGTCATCCCGAAAAAGCACATCCGCACGCTCAATGACCTGACCGAAGAAGACAAGGCCCTGGCTGGCCACATCCTGTTCACCGCCCAGCGCCTGGCTGTCGAGCAAGGCTGCGAGGAAGGGTTCCGCGTGGTCATGAACTGCAACCCGAAAGGCGGCCAGACCGTCTACCACATCCATATGCACGTGCTTGGCCAGCGCCAGATGAACTGGCCACCGGGCTGA
- a CDS encoding NAD(P)H-dependent flavin oxidoreductase has translation MSLPASLDQRLRLPVVAAPMFLISNPKLVLACCASGVVGSFPALNQRDSAGFKAWLEEIEAGLAQLQAPAPYAVNLIVHPTNPRLQADLALCVEHRVPIVITSLGAVKEVVDAVHGYGGLVFHDVTTRRHAEKAAQAGVDGLIAVAAGAGGHAGTWSPFALAAEIRQFFDKTLLLAGCLNHGHEILAAQLLGADLAYMGTRFIATTESQAQDAYKQMLLDAHAADIIHTPAVSGIPASFLRSSLEQAGYDMNALKGGHEQGKLKPIDDEAKAWKTVWSAGQGVGEIHDLPSASALIERLHSEYREALERCQILRARTL, from the coding sequence ATGTCGCTACCTGCCTCGCTCGATCAACGCCTGCGCCTGCCTGTGGTCGCAGCGCCGATGTTCCTCATCTCCAACCCCAAACTGGTACTGGCGTGCTGCGCCAGCGGCGTGGTCGGCAGTTTCCCGGCCCTTAACCAGCGCGACAGCGCCGGCTTCAAGGCCTGGCTGGAGGAGATCGAGGCGGGCCTTGCGCAATTGCAGGCGCCAGCCCCCTATGCAGTCAACCTGATCGTTCACCCGACCAACCCACGCCTGCAGGCCGACCTGGCGTTGTGCGTGGAACATCGCGTGCCGATCGTCATCACCAGCCTGGGGGCGGTCAAGGAAGTGGTCGATGCCGTGCATGGCTACGGGGGCCTGGTGTTCCACGATGTCACCACTCGCCGCCATGCCGAGAAAGCCGCGCAAGCGGGTGTCGACGGCCTGATCGCCGTGGCTGCCGGCGCTGGCGGCCATGCAGGCACCTGGAGCCCGTTCGCCCTGGCCGCAGAGATTCGCCAGTTCTTCGACAAGACCCTGTTGCTGGCCGGCTGCCTAAACCACGGCCACGAAATCCTCGCCGCACAATTGCTGGGCGCCGACCTGGCCTACATGGGCACGCGTTTTATCGCTACTACAGAAAGCCAGGCTCAGGATGCCTACAAGCAGATGCTGCTCGATGCCCACGCCGCCGACATCATTCACACCCCGGCAGTGTCCGGCATACCTGCAAGCTTCCTGCGTTCGAGCCTGGAGCAGGCTGGCTACGACATGAACGCCCTCAAAGGCGGCCACGAGCAAGGCAAGCTCAAACCTATCGACGACGAAGCCAAAGCCTGGAAGACCGTATGGTCGGCAGGCCAGGGTGTCGGCGAAATCCATGACCTTCCCAGCGCCAGTGCGTTGATCGAACGGCTCCACAGCGAGTACCGGGAAGCCCTGGAACGCTGCCAGATTCTGCGCGCCCGCACCTTGTAG
- the argC gene encoding N-acetyl-gamma-glutamyl-phosphate reductase: MIKVGIVGGTGYTGVELLRLLAQHPQAEVAVITSRSEAGVAVADMYPNLRGHYDGLAFSVPDSKALAACDVVFFATPHGVAHALAGELLAAGTKVIDLSADFRLQDATEWGKWYGQPHGAPELLKDAVYGLPEVNREKIRQARLIAVPGCYPTATQLGFLPLLEAGLADPSRLIADCKSGVSGAGRGAAVGSLFCEAGESMKAYAVKGHRHLPEISQGLRLAAGKDIGLTFVPHLTPMIRGIHATLYANVVDTSVDLQALFEKRYADEPFVDVMPAGSHPETRSVRGANVCRIAVHRPQGGDLVVVLSVIDNLVKGASGQAVQNLNILFGLDERMGLSHAGLLP; the protein is encoded by the coding sequence ATGATCAAGGTCGGTATCGTCGGCGGCACGGGTTACACCGGCGTCGAACTGTTGCGTCTGCTGGCACAGCATCCACAGGCCGAAGTGGCGGTCATCACTTCGCGCTCCGAGGCGGGCGTGGCGGTGGCGGACATGTACCCGAACCTGCGCGGCCACTATGACGGGCTGGCGTTCAGCGTGCCGGACAGCAAAGCGCTGGCTGCCTGCGATGTGGTGTTCTTCGCCACCCCGCACGGTGTTGCTCATGCCCTGGCCGGCGAACTGCTGGCGGCTGGCACCAAGGTGATCGACCTTTCGGCTGACTTCCGCCTGCAGGATGCCACCGAGTGGGGCAAGTGGTATGGCCAGCCGCACGGTGCGCCAGAGCTGCTCAAGGACGCGGTGTATGGCTTGCCTGAAGTCAACCGCGAGAAGATTCGCCAGGCGCGCCTGATCGCTGTGCCGGGTTGCTACCCCACTGCCACCCAGCTGGGCTTCCTGCCGCTGCTGGAAGCGGGCCTTGCCGACCCCTCGCGCCTGATTGCCGACTGCAAGTCGGGGGTCAGCGGCGCTGGTCGTGGCGCGGCAGTGGGCTCGTTGTTCTGCGAGGCCGGCGAAAGCATGAAGGCCTATGCGGTCAAGGGCCATCGTCACCTGCCGGAAATCAGCCAGGGCCTGCGCCTGGCCGCTGGCAAGGACATTGGCTTGACCTTCGTGCCGCACCTGACGCCAATGATCCGTGGCATCCACGCCACCCTGTACGCGAATGTTGTCGATACCTCGGTCGACTTGCAGGCGCTGTTCGAGAAACGCTACGCCGACGAACCGTTCGTCGATGTGATGCCCGCTGGCAGCCACCCGGAAACCCGCAGCGTGCGCGGCGCCAACGTCTGCCGCATTGCCGTTCATCGCCCGCAAGGCGGTGACCTGGTGGTGGTGCTGTCGGTAATCGACAACCTGGTGAAAGGTGCCTCCGGCCAGGCGGTGCAGAACCTGAACATCCTGTTCGGCCTGGACGAGCGTATGGGCCTGTCCCACGCGGGCTTGCTGCCGTAA